A stretch of the Corylus avellana chromosome ca6, CavTom2PMs-1.0 genome encodes the following:
- the LOC132183737 gene encoding alpha-galactosidase 1: MTMEKRGVSVCMLMLMLMLLSLSSMAPSVSAASTTRKLVPQNTKFEYYSERLRRNLLANGLGSTPPMGWNSWNHFGCKIDEKMIKETADAVISTGLAKLGYTYVNIDDCWAEIVRDVKGNLAPRNSTFPSGIKALANYVHSKGLKLGIYSDAGYYTCSKTMPGSLGHEEQDAKTFASWGIDYLKYDNCNTDGSKPTVRYPVMTRALMKAGRSIFFSLCEWGDMHPALWGFKVGNSWRTTNDITDTWESMLSRADMNEVYAELARPGGWNDPDMLEVGNGGMNKDEYIVHFSIWAISKAPLLLGCDVRNMTKETMEIVANKEVIAVNQDPLGIQAKKVRSEGDLEVWAGPLSGYRVALLLVNRGPGRLPITALWDDIGIPPNSVVEARDLWEHKTLKTRFVGNLTATMGSHACKMYVLRPIA; the protein is encoded by the exons ATGACAATGGAGAAAAGGGGTGTGTCAGTGTGCATGTTAATGTTAATGTTGATGTTACTCTCATTGTCTTCAATGGCGCCGAGTGTTTCTGCTGCATCAACAACAAGGAAGTTGGTGCCTCAGAATACCAAATTTGAGTATTACAGCGAGAGACTCAGACGAAATCTGCTCGCCAATGGGCTTGGTTCGACTCCTCCCATGGG GTGGAATAGTTGGAATCACTTCGGCTGCAAAATAGATGAGAAAATGATCAAAGAAACTG CTGATGCTGTGATCTCTACTGGTCTTGCTAAGCTTGGATATACCTATGTTAATATAG ATGACTGCTGGGCGGAAATAGTTCGTGATGTCAAG GGTAATCTAGCGCCTAGGAACTCAACATTTCCATCTGGCATCAAAGCTCTTGCAAACTATGTTCACAGCAAGGGTCTTAAGCTAGGAATCTACTCAGATGCTGG GTATTATACTTGTAGCAAAACTATGCCTGGGTCACTTGGTCACGAGGAGCAAGATGCCAAAACATTTGCTTCATGG GGTATTGATTATTTGAAGTATGATAACTGTAACACTGATGGATCGAAGCCAACTGTTAG ATACCCAGTAATGACCCGAGCACTAATGAAAGCAGGCCGCTCAATCTTTTTCTCGCTTTGTGAATG GGGAGACATGCATCCCGCTCTATGGGGGTTTAAGGTAGGAAATAGCTGGAGAACTACTAATGACATCACTGATACATGGGAAAG TATGCTCTCCAGAGCAGACATGAATGAAGTATACGCAGAGCTTGCAAGGCCTGGTGGTTGGAATG ATCCCGACATGCTTGAGGTGGGAAATGGAGGGATGAACAAGGATGAATATATAGTTCACTTTAGTATATGGGCTATTTCCAAG GCTCCTCTTCTCCTTGGTTGTGATGTGAGAAACATGACAAAAGAGACAATGGAGATTGTTGCCAATAAAGAGGTCATTGCTGTTAACCAAG ATCCTCTAGGTATACAGGCCAAAAAGGTTAGGAGTGAAGGTGATCTTGAG GTTTGGGCAGGGCCTCTTTCAGGCTATAGAGTAGCTCTGCTCCTTGTCAACCGTGGTCCTGGGCGTCTTCCAATTACAGCTCTCTGGGATGACATCGGAATTCCTCCAAACAGTGTTGTAGAAGCAAGGGATCTTTGGGAG CACAAGACATTGAAGACACGATTCGTTGGAAACTTGACAGCCACCATGGGCTCTCATGCATGCAAAATGTACGTGTTAAGGCCAATTGCTTGA
- the LOC132183736 gene encoding uncharacterized protein LOC132183736 — MRAEIIYPLICIKHFDRPYRSLQNFCCKRGKVTNLTLTGWRCYTISINSDGNYMKKKKKKKQMCSLICATSLFDNESDNFLRENTATGTASTGNTDEIVMTGTTARGRRLLKIREEKRKREHDRLHSYPPWAKVLEDACKDDSELRAVLGDSIGNPELMRKRVEERVRTKGRDFSKSKTGSILSFKVSFRDFNPLDSFIWLEFYGSPSDRDVDLIGSVIQSWYVMGRLGAFNSANLQLANSSMDYNPLYDAKKGFDVMPSSFHDISDVEFQDNWGRVWVDLGTCDYFAIDVLLNCLTVLSSDYLGIQQIVFGGRCMGDWEEGMTNPEYGYKYFKI; from the exons ATGAGGGCAGAAATAATTTATCCACTAATTTGTATTAAGCACtttgatagaccttatagatctttgcaaaatttttgttgtaaaagaggAAAAGTGACAAACCTAACCTTAACGGGTTGGAGGTGTTACACTATTAGTATTAATAGTGATGGTAATtatatgaagaagaagaagaagaagaagcaaatgtGTTCGTTGATATGTGCCACTTCGCTTTTTGATAATGAGTCTGACAATTTTCTTAGAGAAAACACCGCAACTGGTACAGCTAGTACCGGCAACACCGACGAAATTGTAATGACTGGAACCACCGCTAGAGGGCGTAGATTGCTCAAGATTCGGGAGGAGAAGAGGAAGCGCGAACATGACCGCCTTCATAGCTATCCACCATGGGCCAA AGTCCTAGAAGACGCTTGCAAAGACGATTCCGAGCTCCGCGCCGTTCTCGGCGATAGCATCGGCAACCCTGAGCTCATGCGCAAAAGG GTTGAAGAAAGAGTTCGGACGAAGGGTCGAGACTTTAGCAAATCAAAAACGGGTTCCATCCTGTCCTTCAAAGTCAGCTTTAGAGA CTTCAATCCTCTCGATTCCTTCATATGGTTGGAATTTTATGGATCACCATCTGATCGGGATGTTGATCTTATTGGTAGT GTCATTCAGTCATGGTATGTTATGGGGCGTTTGGGTGCTTTTAATTCTGCTAATCTGCAG CTGGCAAATTCATCAATGGATTACAATCCCCTGTATGATGCAAAGAAGGGTTTCGATGTGATGCCATCTTCATTTCACGACATCAGTGATGTTGAATTTCAGGATAACTGGGGTCGTGTTTG GGTAGACCTTGGTACATGTGATTATTTTGCCATTGATGTACTCCTCAACTGCTTGACGGTGTTGAGTTCAGA TTATTTAGGCATACAGCAGATAGTTTTTGGCGGGCGTTGCATGGGTGACTGGGAAGAGGGGATGACAAACCCCGAGTATGGATACAAATACTTCAAGATCTGA
- the LOC132183837 gene encoding pyruvate kinase, cytosolic isozyme: protein MSNIDIEGILKELPNDGRIPKTKIVCTLGPASRSVPMLEKLLRAGMNVARFNFSHGTHEYHQETLDNLRVAMHNTQILCALMLDTKGPEIRTGFLKDSKSIQLKEGQEITITTDYSIKGDENMISMSYKKLAVDVKPGNTILCADGTITLTVLSCDPNSGTVRCRCENTAMLGERKNVNLPGIVVDLPTLTEKDKEDILEWGVPNKIDMIALSFVRKGSDLVNVRKVLGPHAKHIQLMSKVENQEGVINFDEILRETDSFMVARGDLGMEIPVEKIFLAQKMMIYKCNLVGKPVVTATQMLESMIKSPRPTRAEATDVANAVLDGTDCVMLSGESAAGAYPEIAVKIMARICIEAESSLDYGAIFKEMIRSTPLPMSPLESLASSAVRTANKARAKLIVVLTRGGTTAKLVAKYRPAVPILSVVVPVLTTDSFDWTCSDETPARHSLIYRGLVPLLAEGSAKATDAESTEVILEAALKSAVEKGLCKPGDAVVALHRIGVASVIKICVVK, encoded by the exons atgtccAACATCGACATAGAGGGAATCTTGAAGGAGCTCCCCAACGATGGTCGTATCCCAAAGACGAAGATCGTGTGCACGCTAGGTCCGGCATCCCGGTCGGTGCCCATGCTCGAGAAGCTTCTGAGGGCCGGCATGAACGTCGCCCGCTTCAATTTCTCTCACGGCACCCACGAGTACCACCAGGAGACCCTCGACAATCTCAGGGTTGCCATGCACAACACTCAGATTCTCTGCGCCCTCATGCTCGATACCAAG GGACCTGAGATTCGAACTGGTTTTCTTAAGGATTCAAAATCTATTCAACTTAAAGAAggccaggaaatcactataactaCTGATTACAGCATCAAGGGGGATGAGAACATGATCTCCATGAGCTACAAAAAGTTGGCTGTGGACGTAAAGCCTGGAAACACCATCTTGTGTGCAGATGGCACCATTACCCTCACTGTCTTATCTTGTGATCCAAATTCTGGGACTGTGAGATGCCGTTGTGAGAACACCGCCATGCTGGGTGAGAGAAAAAATGTCAATCTTCCTGGTATTGTAGTGGATCTTCCCACTCTGACAGAAAAAGATAAGGAAGACATTCTGGAATGGGGTGTTCCCAACAAAATTGATATGATTGCTCTTTCATTTGTACGCAAAGGTTCAGATCTTGTCAATGTCCGTAAGGTTCTTGGGCCCCATGCCAAGCATATACAATTGATGTCAAAg GTTGAGAACCAGGAGGGAGTCATCAACTTTGATGAGATCTTGCGTGAGACAGACTCGTTCATGGTTGCACGTGGTGATCTTGGAATGGAAATTCCAGTTGAGAAAATCTTCTTGGCTCagaaaatgatgatatataaGTGTAATCTTGTGGGCAAGCCTGTCGTCACTGCTACTCAGATGCTTGAATCCATGATCAAGTCTCCCCGACCAACTCGCGCTGAAGCCACTGATGTAGCTAACGCTGTCCTTGATGGCACTGACTGTGTCATGCTTAGTGGTGAGAGTGCAGCTGGGGCATACCCAGAAATCGCTGTGAAGATTATGGCTCGAATTTGTATAGAGGCAGAATCATCCCTTGACTATGGGGCTATCTTTAAGGAGATGATTAGGTCAACCCCACTTCCAATGAGCCCGTTGGAGAGCCTTGCATCATCTGCTGTTCGGACTGCTAACAAGGCCAGAGCAAAACTCATTGTGGTGTTGACACGTGGAGGAACCACAGCCAAGTTGGTTGCCAAGTACAGGCCAGCTGTTCCAATCCTGTCAGTAGTTGTTCCAGTTTTGACGACAGACTCTTTTGATTGGACCTGCAGTGATGAGACACCAGCAAGGCATAGCCTGATATACCGGGGTTTGGTTCCTCTACTGGCTGAAGGATCTGCCAAAGCCACTGATGCAGAATCCACAGAGGTGATTTTGGAAGCCGCCCTGAAGTCGGCGGTAGAGAAGGGATTGTGCAAGCCTGGTGATGCAGTGGTGGCCCTTCATCGAATTGGAGTTGCCTCCGTGATTAAGATCTGCGTTGTGAAATGA